A DNA window from Turicibacter sp. TJ11 contains the following coding sequences:
- a CDS encoding signal peptidase I yields the protein MKLLKKMIQTFISVLILVLILYITIMIIKPEKITSHLNYQFYTVLTDSMEPKIPTYSLVLVKKFQIDENIQLQPQQIITFHADRFGQKIIITHHFNKTEITDEGITIYRTNAEGKDQLDIYQTTREDLIGTYLFHIPYIGKIVLFLKSKFGFILYGEFLSIFLINALIKSRWEEEAQRHDE from the coding sequence ATGAAACTGCTAAAGAAAATGATTCAAACATTTATTTCAGTGCTTATTTTAGTTTTAATACTTTACATCACCATCATGATAATAAAACCCGAAAAAATAACATCTCATCTTAATTATCAATTCTATACGGTATTAACAGACAGTATGGAACCCAAAATTCCAACCTACTCTCTTGTTTTGGTGAAAAAATTCCAAATAGATGAAAATATTCAGTTACAACCTCAGCAAATTATTACGTTTCATGCTGATCGCTTTGGTCAAAAAATTATTATTACCCATCATTTTAATAAAACAGAGATAACTGATGAGGGCATTACCATCTACCGAACAAATGCCGAAGGAAAAGATCAATTAGATATCTATCAGACAACAAGAGAAGACTTAATCGGAACTTATCTATTTCATATCCCCTATATCGGTAAAATCGTTTTATTTTTAAAAAGTAAATTTGGTTTTATCTTATACGGTGAATTTTTAAGTATCTTTTTAATCAACGCACTCATCAAATCCCGCTGGGAAGAAGAAGCACAACGTCATGATGAATAA
- a CDS encoding helix-turn-helix domain-containing protein gives MIIGEKIRRLRMELQLTQEELADRTELTKGYISQVERDLASPSIATLVDILEALGTTLGEFFSDEKADEKIVFQREDVFIKEEPDYNMTIRWIIPNAQKNEMEPIIIDLEPGGMSYDDEPHHGEEFGYVLKGEVELVLGAKRYKVKKGESFYYKADVDHKLKNNSKVSASVLWVATPPTF, from the coding sequence ATGATCATAGGAGAAAAAATTAGGCGTTTAAGGATGGAACTTCAATTAACGCAAGAAGAATTAGCAGATCGAACCGAATTGACAAAGGGATATATTTCTCAAGTTGAACGCGATCTCGCTTCACCATCGATTGCAACGCTTGTTGATATATTAGAAGCTTTAGGAACAACGCTAGGAGAATTTTTTTCAGATGAAAAAGCAGATGAAAAAATCGTGTTTCAACGTGAGGACGTTTTTATAAAAGAAGAACCAGATTATAATATGACCATTCGCTGGATTATTCCAAACGCACAAAAGAACGAAATGGAACCCATTATTATTGATTTAGAACCCGGTGGGATGTCATATGATGATGAACCCCATCATGGAGAAGAGTTCGGATATGTATTAAAGGGTGAAGTAGAACTGGTTTTAGGTGCTAAGCGATATAAAGTGAAAAAAGGCGAAAGCTTTTATTATAAAGCTGATGTGGATCATAAATTAAAAAATAATTCAAAAGTTTCGGCCTCTGTTCTTTGGGTTGCAACACCACCAACATTCTAA
- a CDS encoding DNA internalization-related competence protein ComEC/Rec2 encodes MNISNFKIRQHLIYIVLCVVVGLLVKEGVFFAIFVGFVYFKRFPKTYWIYFLISIGAVVYVNFLADSIEQKSEEVAFLKEAKVVEIKTQNEKKQTAKIMTEAGNFYLTLATSEPRLSPGDVIEIQAEPKPLTNPTVPHAFNFKNYLLSSGIIGTVYLNQTSILRHEWSIREYQSQLAYWIKERYPTLTATYLQSWVLGVKHDLAEEMNDCFSILGVLHLFAVSGLHVGLLVGIVSYLLKRLGIIEELANFLLICLIIVFVIVSGGSASIIRAGGMFVLTKLNSQFKWKLSSLDSFSIMFLMNFLFFPLQVYQSGFIYTYWLTFCLILCQNFMKRLSGKSVFFIIPLLAQLAVFPIQLYQSYYINLMGYVANLVLVPLVTTLLMPLLLIALIFPILSFVTEPLLSSFEQLVTLMSQYLEFPWIVGSLSLSVVSVIIFVLCLTGWLVERQAHWKIWSIPLLAIIFLIEITRVCQMSSQVTFLDVGQGDSAIIQSPYQDCTIVIDTGGKISYQNETISIFNQTLKPYLLGEGVRTIDYLILSHGDQDHLGEALPLINSFKVKNLVISKYSKSDKLKEILSVAKQKGIHILTPSTHEIMTCSNQTLTFLQPDINASNENDRSLVIRLEIDEFSILFTGDISTAVENAILSAYDGANLDVYKAAHHGSKTSNSLSFLKQLAPSMSVVSVGKNNRYGHPSEEFLQVMTELNIPLLSTLTDGTIQFKISHNQVTLHRFNN; translated from the coding sequence GTGAATATATCGAACTTTAAGATACGCCAACATTTAATTTATATTGTTTTGTGTGTTGTTGTCGGTTTACTAGTAAAAGAGGGCGTCTTTTTTGCTATATTCGTTGGATTTGTCTATTTTAAGCGATTTCCTAAGACATACTGGATCTATTTCCTTATTTCCATTGGAGCTGTTGTTTATGTGAATTTCTTAGCAGACTCAATTGAACAAAAAAGCGAGGAAGTGGCTTTCTTAAAAGAAGCAAAAGTAGTTGAGATAAAAACTCAAAATGAGAAGAAACAAACAGCAAAAATAATGACAGAAGCGGGAAATTTCTATTTAACGTTAGCAACTTCTGAGCCACGGTTATCACCAGGAGATGTCATTGAAATTCAAGCCGAACCCAAGCCATTAACTAATCCCACAGTCCCGCATGCGTTTAATTTTAAAAACTATTTACTTTCTAGTGGAATAATTGGAACGGTTTATTTAAATCAAACAAGTATTCTTCGACATGAGTGGTCGATTAGAGAATATCAGTCCCAATTAGCTTACTGGATCAAAGAACGCTATCCAACGTTGACTGCTACCTATCTTCAATCTTGGGTACTAGGTGTCAAACATGATTTAGCAGAGGAAATGAATGATTGTTTTTCAATACTCGGGGTTCTTCATTTATTTGCAGTTAGTGGATTACATGTTGGGCTATTAGTTGGTATCGTTAGCTATTTATTGAAGCGACTTGGCATCATTGAAGAGTTAGCTAATTTTCTTTTGATTTGTTTAATCATCGTATTTGTCATTGTGAGTGGTGGAAGTGCATCCATTATTCGTGCGGGTGGAATGTTTGTTTTAACGAAGCTAAATTCCCAATTTAAATGGAAGTTATCTTCATTAGATAGTTTCTCCATTATGTTTTTAATGAACTTTCTATTCTTTCCACTTCAAGTGTATCAATCGGGTTTTATTTATACTTACTGGCTGACGTTTTGCTTGATACTTTGTCAAAATTTTATGAAACGTTTATCTGGCAAATCAGTCTTTTTTATCATCCCGCTTCTCGCTCAGCTAGCTGTTTTTCCAATTCAACTTTATCAGTCTTATTACATCAATCTCATGGGGTATGTTGCTAATTTAGTCTTAGTTCCACTAGTCACGACGCTTTTAATGCCACTTTTATTGATAGCATTAATCTTTCCTATTCTTTCATTTGTCACAGAACCACTTTTATCTAGTTTTGAACAACTTGTCACCTTGATGAGTCAATACTTGGAATTTCCTTGGATTGTTGGGTCGTTATCACTATCTGTCGTCTCAGTAATTATCTTTGTTTTATGTTTAACAGGGTGGCTAGTTGAACGCCAAGCTCACTGGAAGATCTGGTCGATTCCGCTTCTCGCTATTATTTTTTTGATTGAGATAACACGAGTTTGTCAAATGAGTAGTCAAGTCACTTTCTTGGATGTGGGACAAGGGGATAGTGCCATCATTCAATCACCTTATCAAGACTGCACGATTGTCATTGATACAGGAGGAAAGATTTCGTATCAAAATGAAACAATCTCTATTTTTAATCAAACGCTAAAACCTTATTTACTAGGAGAAGGCGTTCGAACAATTGATTATTTAATTCTTTCACATGGGGATCAGGATCATCTTGGAGAAGCACTACCACTCATTAATTCCTTTAAGGTTAAAAATTTGGTCATTTCTAAGTATTCAAAAAGTGACAAACTTAAAGAAATTCTCTCAGTCGCTAAACAAAAAGGCATTCATATTTTAACACCAAGCACTCATGAGATCATGACATGTTCGAATCAGACGCTCACGTTTTTACAGCCCGATATCAATGCAAGTAACGAAAATGATCGATCATTGGTAATAAGGCTTGAGATTGATGAATTCTCCATTCTTTTTACTGGAGATATTAGCACAGCTGTGGAGAATGCTATTTTATCAGCCTATGATGGAGCGAACTTAGATGTCTATAAAGCAGCGCATCATGGCTCTAAGACATCGAACTCTTTATCTTTTTTGAAACAATTAGCGCCATCGATGAGTGTTGTATCTGTTGGAAAGAACAATCGTTATGGTCATCCAAGTGAAGAGTTTTTACAAGTAATGACTGAACTAAACATCCCACTTCTTAGTACGTTAACCGATGGAACGATTCAATTTAAAATAAGCCATAATCAAGTAACGCTTCATCGATTCAATAATTAA
- the holA gene encoding DNA polymerase III subunit delta codes for MAIYTILGEQSVLCEKKINDLLSKHQIEPFDVISYDMKESTIQQALFDLQTVAFLSNKKAVIVRHPSFLTAKETKGDLDHDLNSLIKFLEHPVTENVLIIYAPYEKLDDRKKVVKLLKKQSEVFTFEVYSEQSLKQWAEKKLKDEGIESHPKATELLIKLTHAKIDVLYHEIEKIYLYFLDQTSKVLTVEVVELLVARQLEDNVFLLTDALVQRKVKEAYLIYQDLMTQNEEPFKLLILIANQFRLMSQIIGLAKQGYREADIAKTLNVHPYRVKLIHGQSHRFEQETITRYLDSLADIDYKIKSGTLQKELALEMFILNL; via the coding sequence ATGGCGATTTATACAATCCTCGGCGAACAGTCAGTTTTGTGCGAGAAAAAAATTAATGATTTATTAAGCAAGCATCAAATTGAACCCTTTGATGTTATTTCTTACGATATGAAAGAGTCAACGATTCAACAGGCATTATTTGATTTACAAACCGTTGCCTTTTTAAGCAATAAAAAAGCAGTCATTGTTCGTCATCCGTCTTTTTTAACCGCAAAAGAGACTAAAGGTGATCTTGATCATGATTTGAATAGTTTAATTAAGTTTTTAGAACATCCAGTGACGGAGAATGTTTTAATTATTTATGCTCCTTATGAAAAGTTAGATGACCGTAAAAAGGTTGTTAAACTGTTAAAGAAACAATCAGAAGTGTTTACGTTTGAAGTTTATTCAGAACAATCACTAAAGCAGTGGGCAGAAAAAAAGCTTAAGGATGAAGGGATTGAGAGTCATCCGAAAGCAACTGAATTATTAATTAAGCTAACCCATGCTAAAATTGATGTTCTTTATCATGAAATTGAAAAAATCTATCTGTACTTTTTAGATCAAACGTCAAAAGTTTTAACCGTCGAAGTGGTTGAACTATTAGTGGCTAGACAATTAGAAGATAACGTCTTTTTACTAACGGATGCGCTTGTTCAGCGAAAAGTGAAAGAAGCGTACTTGATTTATCAAGATTTGATGACCCAAAATGAAGAACCCTTTAAGTTATTAATTTTAATTGCAAATCAGTTCCGATTAATGTCTCAGATCATTGGATTAGCAAAACAAGGATATCGAGAAGCAGATATAGCTAAGACACTTAATGTTCATCCCTATCGTGTTAAACTGATTCATGGCCAATCGCATCGATTTGAACAGGAAACGATTACAAGATATTTAGATTCCTTAGCAGATATTGACTATAAGATTAAGTCGGGGACTCTTCAAAAAGAATTAGCGTTAGAAATGTTTATTTTAAATTTATAG
- the typA gene encoding translational GTPase TypA: MNIKNIAIIAHVDHGKTTLVDQLLRQAGTFRENEAVADRVMDSNDIERERGITILAKNTAIDYKDYRINILDTPGHADFAGEVERIMNMVDGVLLVVDAYEGTMPQTRFVLKKALEQKLTPIVVVNKIDRPAARPEEVVDEVLELFIELGADDDQLEFPVVYCSALNGTASLSSDPADQEENMESIFESILENIPDPGMDPNGTLQFQPALLDYNEYVGRIGIGRIVRGTINVNQMVSICRLDGTTQQFRITKLFGFLGLKRIEIESAQAGDIVAIAGLPDINVGETVCEVGKEEALPILHIDEPTLKMTFSTNSSPFAGQEGKHVTASKIDERLYKEIQRDVSLLVERVGTKEEWVVSGRGELHLSILLENMRREGFELEVSKPEVIIREIDGVLCEPYEYVQIETPEEHVGSVIEAMGYRKGQLQNMIHNENGQVRLIYDVPSRALIGFMTEFLTLTKGYGIINHTFSEYRPMEKGSVGERKNGALVSMENGKATNYGLMGLEDRGVMFIEPGAPVYEGMVVGENNKDLDLAVNVTRAKQLTNCRSAGKDNTVVLKKPRLITLEYALEYINEDELVEITPTSVRLRKKILDTNERKKYDKRKRNAE, translated from the coding sequence ATGAATATTAAAAATATTGCAATTATTGCCCACGTCGATCACGGTAAAACGACTTTAGTCGATCAGTTATTACGTCAAGCGGGAACTTTCCGTGAAAATGAGGCTGTAGCTGACCGTGTCATGGACTCGAATGATATTGAGCGTGAACGTGGAATTACGATTTTAGCTAAAAATACTGCGATTGATTATAAAGATTACCGTATTAACATTTTAGATACACCAGGACATGCTGACTTCGCTGGAGAAGTTGAGCGTATCATGAACATGGTTGATGGGGTATTATTAGTTGTTGATGCTTACGAAGGAACAATGCCGCAAACTCGTTTCGTATTAAAAAAAGCATTAGAACAAAAATTAACACCAATCGTTGTTGTTAATAAAATTGACCGTCCAGCAGCACGTCCAGAAGAAGTAGTCGATGAAGTATTAGAATTATTTATCGAATTAGGGGCAGATGACGATCAATTAGAATTCCCAGTTGTTTATTGTTCAGCGTTAAACGGAACAGCAAGCTTAAGTTCTGATCCAGCTGACCAAGAAGAAAACATGGAATCAATCTTTGAATCAATTTTAGAAAACATTCCAGATCCAGGTATGGATCCAAACGGAACATTACAATTCCAACCAGCATTATTAGACTATAACGAATATGTTGGACGTATTGGGATTGGACGTATTGTACGCGGAACGATCAATGTTAACCAAATGGTTTCAATTTGTCGTTTAGATGGAACAACGCAACAATTCCGTATCACAAAATTATTTGGTTTCTTAGGATTAAAACGTATCGAAATCGAATCAGCACAAGCAGGAGATATCGTTGCGATTGCAGGATTACCAGATATTAACGTTGGAGAAACGGTTTGTGAAGTTGGTAAAGAAGAAGCATTACCTATCTTACACATCGATGAGCCAACATTAAAAATGACGTTCTCAACAAACTCTTCTCCATTCGCTGGACAAGAAGGAAAACACGTCACAGCTTCAAAAATCGATGAGCGTTTATACAAAGAAATTCAACGTGACGTTTCATTATTAGTTGAACGTGTAGGAACAAAAGAAGAGTGGGTTGTTTCAGGACGTGGAGAGCTTCACTTATCAATCTTACTTGAAAACATGCGTCGTGAAGGATTCGAGTTAGAAGTTTCTAAACCAGAAGTTATCATTCGTGAAATTGATGGTGTATTATGTGAACCATACGAGTATGTTCAAATTGAAACACCTGAAGAACATGTTGGAAGTGTCATTGAAGCGATGGGATATCGTAAAGGGCAATTACAAAATATGATTCACAATGAAAATGGACAAGTTCGTTTAATTTACGATGTACCATCTCGTGCTTTAATCGGATTTATGACAGAATTCTTAACATTAACAAAAGGTTACGGAATCATTAACCATACGTTCTCTGAATATCGTCCAATGGAAAAAGGATCAGTAGGAGAGCGTAAAAATGGTGCCTTAGTTTCAATGGAAAATGGTAAGGCAACAAACTACGGATTAATGGGATTAGAAGACCGTGGAGTTATGTTCATCGAACCAGGAGCTCCAGTTTATGAAGGAATGGTTGTTGGTGAAAACAACAAAGACTTAGACTTAGCTGTTAACGTCACACGTGCAAAACAATTAACCAACTGTCGTTCAGCTGGTAAAGATAACACAGTTGTCTTAAAGAAACCACGTTTAATCACATTAGAGTATGCCTTAGAGTACATTAATGAAGATGAATTAGTTGAAATCACACCAACATCAGTTCGTTTACGTAAGAAAATTTTAGACACAAATGAGCGTAAAAAATACGACAAACGTAAACGTAATGCTGAATAA
- a CDS encoding DUF6711 family protein: protein MATSFITINGKEFNPASCKFEYETFDGENAGRTLSGLMYRDVIATKISIQLEWNSISVQEMSRLLTALDSPFFTVKYFNPQQGKFVEDTFYCGNRSVPIYSFVNGQIKYDSGFSVNLIQR, encoded by the coding sequence ATGGCAACAAGTTTTATTACAATCAATGGGAAAGAATTTAATCCCGCTTCATGTAAGTTTGAATACGAAACATTTGATGGAGAGAACGCAGGTCGTACTTTAAGTGGACTGATGTATCGAGATGTGATTGCCACTAAAATCTCAATTCAATTAGAGTGGAACTCAATTAGCGTACAAGAAATGTCACGATTACTAACTGCATTGGATTCACCATTCTTCACTGTAAAATACTTCAATCCACAACAAGGTAAGTTTGTAGAAGATACATTCTACTGTGGTAATCGTTCAGTACCAATCTATTCATTCGTCAATGGACAAATCAAATATGACAGTGGGTTCTCAGTTAATCTAATTCAACGCTAG
- a CDS encoding helix-hairpin-helix domain-containing protein — protein MKRQLKMIAIAILVMVFVYYLSQFKTPDESVLLDEYLEQETKEVDEIVPEEIQEPIYYLVDVKGQVTQPGVYEVESTLRIHEVIRLAGGFLETANVEAMNLAQKIKDEMVIYVPHLDDEIPTDVEQTWSETNETNSKVSLNDATEAELQTLPGIGPSKAAAIVNYREESGSFQSIDELVNVSGIGEKTLEKLREYIEL, from the coding sequence TTGAAAAGACAATTAAAAATGATAGCAATAGCCATCTTGGTTATGGTGTTTGTTTATTACTTGAGCCAGTTCAAAACACCTGATGAATCTGTGTTATTAGATGAATATTTAGAACAAGAAACAAAAGAAGTAGATGAAATCGTCCCTGAAGAGATTCAAGAGCCGATTTATTATTTAGTGGATGTGAAGGGGCAGGTCACTCAACCGGGTGTTTATGAAGTAGAAAGTACCCTTCGAATTCATGAGGTCATTCGTTTAGCGGGCGGATTTTTAGAAACGGCAAATGTTGAAGCCATGAATTTAGCTCAAAAAATTAAAGATGAAATGGTCATTTATGTACCCCATCTAGATGATGAGATACCTACTGATGTTGAACAAACTTGGTCAGAGACAAACGAAACGAATTCTAAAGTGTCACTTAATGACGCCACAGAAGCTGAGTTGCAAACTTTACCAGGGATTGGTCCTTCTAAAGCAGCGGCTATTGTTAACTATCGTGAAGAGTCCGGATCATTTCAATCCATTGATGAGTTAGTGAATGTGAGTGGAATAGGCGAAAAAACATTGGAGAAATTACGTGAATATATCGAACTTTAA
- the potA gene encoding spermidine/putrescine ABC transporter ATP-binding protein, translating to MTKVPIIEIKNLTKEYDGDIVLKGIDLTIHENEFVTLLGPSGCGKTTLLRIIGGFDTPTSGEVEFNGKDLIQIPSYKREINTVFQKYALFPHLNVFDNIAFGLRMKKVPESEVTERVNRMLKMIKLTDFAKRGIDSLSGGQQQRIAIARALVNRPKVLLLDEPLGALDLKLRQDMQYELKEIQREMGITFIFVTHDQEEALTMSDTIVVLNDGLIQQIGTPVDIYNEPRNRFVANFIGESNIVNATMIEDYKVEFEGHVFECVDRGYNPNEAVEVVIRPEDLQIVSKEQGAFTGIVDSVIFKGVHYEIIVMVEGREYIVHSTQSAEVGTEVGMTVSPADIHVMEVGV from the coding sequence ATGACTAAAGTACCAATTATTGAGATTAAAAATTTAACAAAAGAATACGATGGGGATATCGTTTTAAAAGGGATTGACTTAACCATTCATGAGAATGAATTTGTGACCTTACTTGGACCATCTGGATGTGGGAAAACAACTTTATTACGTATCATTGGTGGTTTTGATACACCAACTTCGGGTGAAGTTGAATTTAACGGAAAAGATTTAATTCAAATCCCATCGTATAAACGTGAGATTAATACGGTATTTCAAAAGTATGCACTTTTTCCTCATTTAAATGTATTTGATAATATTGCGTTTGGTTTACGTATGAAAAAAGTACCAGAATCAGAAGTAACAGAACGTGTAAACCGTATGTTAAAAATGATTAAACTAACAGATTTCGCTAAACGTGGAATCGATTCATTATCTGGAGGACAACAACAACGTATTGCGATCGCTCGTGCCTTAGTTAATCGTCCTAAAGTTTTATTACTTGATGAACCATTAGGAGCATTAGACTTAAAATTACGCCAAGATATGCAATATGAATTAAAAGAGATTCAACGTGAAATGGGAATTACATTTATTTTTGTTACACACGATCAAGAAGAAGCGTTAACGATGTCAGATACGATTGTCGTTTTAAATGATGGATTAATTCAACAAATTGGAACACCAGTTGATATTTACAACGAACCACGTAATCGATTTGTAGCAAACTTCATCGGAGAAAGTAATATTGTCAATGCAACGATGATTGAAGATTATAAAGTTGAATTTGAAGGACATGTTTTTGAGTGTGTCGATCGCGGATATAATCCAAATGAAGCGGTTGAAGTTGTTATTCGTCCAGAAGATTTACAAATCGTATCAAAAGAACAAGGGGCTTTCACAGGAATTGTAGATAGTGTTATTTTCAAGGGTGTTCATTATGAAATTATTGTAATGGTCGAAGGACGCGAGTACATTGTCCATAGCACACAAAGTGCTGAAGTCGGAACAGAAGTAGGAATGACGGTTTCACCGGCAGATATTCATGTTATGGAAGTTGGTGTTTAG
- a CDS encoding NUMOD4 domain-containing protein gives MINEKEIWRNVPIEGYERYLVSNYGRVMNGDTGRILKGNVKENGYIKVDLYNNYKLKTAYIHRLVGLAFIENDDPINKTQINHKDEDKTNNHVSNLVFVTPKENSNYGTRNERISKARRGNNYGKLGGNHHNAKKVVQLTLDGELLKVWDSTTEAERSGEFTNSGISKCCNGKLKTHKNFQWMYYEDYLANSKQEETIH, from the coding sequence ATGATTAATGAAAAAGAGATTTGGAGAAATGTTCCTATTGAGGGATATGAAAGATATTTAGTAAGTAACTATGGTCGAGTGATGAATGGAGATACAGGCAGAATTTTAAAAGGTAATGTGAAAGAAAATGGCTATATAAAAGTTGATTTGTATAATAATTATAAATTAAAAACAGCATATATTCACAGATTGGTCGGACTAGCTTTCATTGAGAATGATGATCCTATTAATAAGACTCAAATCAATCACAAAGATGAGGACAAAACAAATAATCATGTCTCAAATTTAGTGTTTGTCACACCAAAAGAAAACTCTAATTATGGAACTAGAAATGAAAGAATTTCTAAAGCTCGAAGAGGAAATAACTACGGTAAACTTGGAGGAAATCATCACAATGCTAAGAAAGTAGTTCAATTAACTCTTGATGGTGAGCTACTTAAGGTTTGGGATTCAACTACGGAAGCAGAGCGTAGTGGAGAATTTACAAATTCAGGTATTTCTAAATGTTGTAATGGAAAACTAAAAACTCATAAAAACTTCCAGTGGATGTATTACGAAGATTACCTAGCCAACAGTAAACAAGAGGAAACTATACACTAA